A DNA window from Vigna angularis cultivar LongXiaoDou No.4 chromosome 1, ASM1680809v1, whole genome shotgun sequence contains the following coding sequences:
- the LOC108322092 gene encoding uncharacterized membrane protein At3g27390 isoform X2 — translation MDFQSFMEAWMKASYVVFVFFYAFFLGALKGIVVGPIACLVLILGNVGVILALFPSHVAWTVYTLFKVQMFDAALKVAILIALPALFCLWLGLGIAGSVLVGVGYGFFTPWVSTFEAFRHDNESKKFSHCIVDGTYGTIKGSSTVVRDFADMCYHSYPSFLKELRESPTSDERQRLRLIHVPGCVIVGILGLVVEIPLFTAIAIVKSPYMLFKGWFRLLHDLISREGPFLETVCVPIAGLTIFVWPLVVLASILLAIISSIFFGIYAAAIERSFRRGLAYMIAMVAEFDEYTNDWLYLREGTFLPKPQYRKRKASQSSEFSVRGSSVGGSRLNTSMDPPAMFMPNLAPSRSVRETIQEVKMVQIWGNMMKYCEMRGKELLDDNVLTGADLCEWMRGKNINEASVVGVGLPCYSLLQALIFSIKANSSGVLLLEDFEITYLNRPKDKLLDWFFNPVMVLKEQIRVIKLEEAEVRYLEKVVLFGVNKQRQEAWDNGGVMTPDALKAAQMEGISRRMIGMIRGVSKLPTYRRKFRQIVKALIAHSMEKDVSGKALATHSGDVVDICEKTLVTKYLDLEKEPSGRSNRSIVSVASDENV, via the exons ATGGATTTTCAAAGCTTTATGGAAGCTTGGATGAAAGCTTCTTACGTGGTCTTTGTGTTCTTCTATGCTTTCTTTCTCGGTGCTTTAAAAg GCATAGTCGTGGGTCCTATTGCTTGTCTGGTTCTTATTTTAGGCAACGTTGGGGTGATTTTGGCGCTGTTTCCTTCACATGTGGCTTGGACTGTTTACACcctttttaa GGTTCAGATGTTTGATGCAGCCTTGAAAGTCGCCATTTTGATTGCTTTGCCTGCCTTGTTTTGCTTGTGGTTGGGTCTAGGCATAGCGGGAAGCGTTCTTGTTGGAGTGGGGTATGGTTTCTTTACCCCTTGGGTTTCAACTTTTGAGGCCTTCAGACATGATAACGAGTCCAAGAAATTTTCTCACTGTATTGTG GATGGAACGTATGGAACTATCAAAGGCAGTTCCACGGTGGTTAGGGATTTTGCAGATATGTGTTACCATTCATACCCAAGTTTCTTAAAGGAACTACGTGAATCACCTACCTCAGATGAGCGTCAGAGGCTAAG GTTAATTCATGTTCCTGGATGTGTCATTGTTGGGATACTGGGGCTAGTTGTGGAGATTCCTCTTTTCACTGCAATTGCTATAGTAAAGAGCCCCTACATGCTGTTCAAGGGCTGGTTCAGACTTTTGCATGATTTGATTAGCAGAGAGGGTCCATTCCTTGAAACAGTCTGTGTCCCCATTGCTGGTTTGACAATATTTGTGTGGCCACTAGTTGTCCTTGCCAGCATATTATTGGCTATTATATCAAGcattttttttggaatttatGCAGCTGCTATA GAAAGATCTTTCCGTAGAGGTTTAGCCTATATGATTGCTATGGTTGCTGAATTTGACGAATATACAAATGATTGGCTCTATCTACGGGAGGGGACATTCCTACCAAA GCCCCAATACCGAAAGAGAAAAGCCTCTCAATCATCGGAGTTTTCTGTGAGAGGATCCAGTGTGGGTGGAAGCAGATTAAATACTTCGATGGACCCGCCTGCAATGTTTATGCCAAACTTAGCTCCTTCAAGATCTGTTAGAGAGACCATTCAAGAGGTGAAAATGGTGCAG ATTTGGGGAAATATGATGAAGTACTGTGAGATGAGAGGCAAGGAATTATTGGATGATAATGTACTTACAGGTGCTGACCTCTGTGAATGGATGAGGGGCAAGAATATAAATGAAGCTTCCGTAGTTGGTGTTGGCTTGCCTTGTTATTCACTCCTACAAGCACTTATCTTCTCCATCAAAGCCAATTCAAGTGGTGTTTTGCTGCTTGAGGACTTTGAGATTACCTATTTAAACAGGCCAAAGGACAAGTTGCTGGACTGGTTCTTCAATCCTGTGATGGTTCTGAAGGAACAGATAAGGGTAATCAAATTGGAGGAAGCTGAAGTGAGATACTTGGAAAAAGTAGTTCTCTTTGGGGTCAACAAGCAACGCCAGGAGGCTTGGGATAACGGTGGTGTAATGACACCTGATGCTCTTAAAGCTGCCCAAATGGAGGGAATTTCCAGAAG GATGATTGGAATGATAAGAGGAGTATCAAAGCTGCCAACATACAGAAGGAAATTTCGTCAGATTGTAAAAGCTTTGATCGCTCATTCTATGGAGAAAGACGTTTCAGGAAAGGCTTTAGCTACTCATTCAGGGGATGTAGTAGATATTTGTGAAAAGACTTTAGTTACTAAATATTTGGATTTGGAGAAAGAACCTTCTGGAAGATCTAATAGGTCTATAGTATCAGTTGCCTCCGATGAAAATGTTtga
- the LOC108322092 gene encoding uncharacterized membrane protein At3g27390 isoform X1: MDFQSFMEAWMKASYVVFVFFYAFFLGALKGIVVGPIACLVLILGNVGVILALFPSHVAWTVYTLFKVQMFDAALKVAILIALPALFCLWLGLGIAGSVLVGVGYGFFTPWVSTFEAFRHDNESKKFSHCIVDGTYGTIKGSSTVVRDFADMCYHSYPSFLKELRESPTSDERQRLRLIHVPGCVIVGILGLVVEIPLFTAIAIVKSPYMLFKGWFRLLHDLISREGPFLETVCVPIAGLTIFVWPLVVLASILLAIISSIFFGIYAAAIVCQERSFRRGLAYMIAMVAEFDEYTNDWLYLREGTFLPKPQYRKRKASQSSEFSVRGSSVGGSRLNTSMDPPAMFMPNLAPSRSVRETIQEVKMVQIWGNMMKYCEMRGKELLDDNVLTGADLCEWMRGKNINEASVVGVGLPCYSLLQALIFSIKANSSGVLLLEDFEITYLNRPKDKLLDWFFNPVMVLKEQIRVIKLEEAEVRYLEKVVLFGVNKQRQEAWDNGGVMTPDALKAAQMEGISRRMIGMIRGVSKLPTYRRKFRQIVKALIAHSMEKDVSGKALATHSGDVVDICEKTLVTKYLDLEKEPSGRSNRSIVSVASDENV, from the exons ATGGATTTTCAAAGCTTTATGGAAGCTTGGATGAAAGCTTCTTACGTGGTCTTTGTGTTCTTCTATGCTTTCTTTCTCGGTGCTTTAAAAg GCATAGTCGTGGGTCCTATTGCTTGTCTGGTTCTTATTTTAGGCAACGTTGGGGTGATTTTGGCGCTGTTTCCTTCACATGTGGCTTGGACTGTTTACACcctttttaa GGTTCAGATGTTTGATGCAGCCTTGAAAGTCGCCATTTTGATTGCTTTGCCTGCCTTGTTTTGCTTGTGGTTGGGTCTAGGCATAGCGGGAAGCGTTCTTGTTGGAGTGGGGTATGGTTTCTTTACCCCTTGGGTTTCAACTTTTGAGGCCTTCAGACATGATAACGAGTCCAAGAAATTTTCTCACTGTATTGTG GATGGAACGTATGGAACTATCAAAGGCAGTTCCACGGTGGTTAGGGATTTTGCAGATATGTGTTACCATTCATACCCAAGTTTCTTAAAGGAACTACGTGAATCACCTACCTCAGATGAGCGTCAGAGGCTAAG GTTAATTCATGTTCCTGGATGTGTCATTGTTGGGATACTGGGGCTAGTTGTGGAGATTCCTCTTTTCACTGCAATTGCTATAGTAAAGAGCCCCTACATGCTGTTCAAGGGCTGGTTCAGACTTTTGCATGATTTGATTAGCAGAGAGGGTCCATTCCTTGAAACAGTCTGTGTCCCCATTGCTGGTTTGACAATATTTGTGTGGCCACTAGTTGTCCTTGCCAGCATATTATTGGCTATTATATCAAGcattttttttggaatttatGCAGCTGCTATAGTATGTCAG GAAAGATCTTTCCGTAGAGGTTTAGCCTATATGATTGCTATGGTTGCTGAATTTGACGAATATACAAATGATTGGCTCTATCTACGGGAGGGGACATTCCTACCAAA GCCCCAATACCGAAAGAGAAAAGCCTCTCAATCATCGGAGTTTTCTGTGAGAGGATCCAGTGTGGGTGGAAGCAGATTAAATACTTCGATGGACCCGCCTGCAATGTTTATGCCAAACTTAGCTCCTTCAAGATCTGTTAGAGAGACCATTCAAGAGGTGAAAATGGTGCAG ATTTGGGGAAATATGATGAAGTACTGTGAGATGAGAGGCAAGGAATTATTGGATGATAATGTACTTACAGGTGCTGACCTCTGTGAATGGATGAGGGGCAAGAATATAAATGAAGCTTCCGTAGTTGGTGTTGGCTTGCCTTGTTATTCACTCCTACAAGCACTTATCTTCTCCATCAAAGCCAATTCAAGTGGTGTTTTGCTGCTTGAGGACTTTGAGATTACCTATTTAAACAGGCCAAAGGACAAGTTGCTGGACTGGTTCTTCAATCCTGTGATGGTTCTGAAGGAACAGATAAGGGTAATCAAATTGGAGGAAGCTGAAGTGAGATACTTGGAAAAAGTAGTTCTCTTTGGGGTCAACAAGCAACGCCAGGAGGCTTGGGATAACGGTGGTGTAATGACACCTGATGCTCTTAAAGCTGCCCAAATGGAGGGAATTTCCAGAAG GATGATTGGAATGATAAGAGGAGTATCAAAGCTGCCAACATACAGAAGGAAATTTCGTCAGATTGTAAAAGCTTTGATCGCTCATTCTATGGAGAAAGACGTTTCAGGAAAGGCTTTAGCTACTCATTCAGGGGATGTAGTAGATATTTGTGAAAAGACTTTAGTTACTAAATATTTGGATTTGGAGAAAGAACCTTCTGGAAGATCTAATAGGTCTATAGTATCAGTTGCCTCCGATGAAAATGTTtga
- the LOC108322092 gene encoding uncharacterized membrane protein At3g27390 isoform X3 produces MFDAALKVAILIALPALFCLWLGLGIAGSVLVGVGYGFFTPWVSTFEAFRHDNESKKFSHCIVDGTYGTIKGSSTVVRDFADMCYHSYPSFLKELRESPTSDERQRLRLIHVPGCVIVGILGLVVEIPLFTAIAIVKSPYMLFKGWFRLLHDLISREGPFLETVCVPIAGLTIFVWPLVVLASILLAIISSIFFGIYAAAIVCQERSFRRGLAYMIAMVAEFDEYTNDWLYLREGTFLPKPQYRKRKASQSSEFSVRGSSVGGSRLNTSMDPPAMFMPNLAPSRSVRETIQEVKMVQIWGNMMKYCEMRGKELLDDNVLTGADLCEWMRGKNINEASVVGVGLPCYSLLQALIFSIKANSSGVLLLEDFEITYLNRPKDKLLDWFFNPVMVLKEQIRVIKLEEAEVRYLEKVVLFGVNKQRQEAWDNGGVMTPDALKAAQMEGISRRMIGMIRGVSKLPTYRRKFRQIVKALIAHSMEKDVSGKALATHSGDVVDICEKTLVTKYLDLEKEPSGRSNRSIVSVASDENV; encoded by the exons ATGTTTGATGCAGCCTTGAAAGTCGCCATTTTGATTGCTTTGCCTGCCTTGTTTTGCTTGTGGTTGGGTCTAGGCATAGCGGGAAGCGTTCTTGTTGGAGTGGGGTATGGTTTCTTTACCCCTTGGGTTTCAACTTTTGAGGCCTTCAGACATGATAACGAGTCCAAGAAATTTTCTCACTGTATTGTG GATGGAACGTATGGAACTATCAAAGGCAGTTCCACGGTGGTTAGGGATTTTGCAGATATGTGTTACCATTCATACCCAAGTTTCTTAAAGGAACTACGTGAATCACCTACCTCAGATGAGCGTCAGAGGCTAAG GTTAATTCATGTTCCTGGATGTGTCATTGTTGGGATACTGGGGCTAGTTGTGGAGATTCCTCTTTTCACTGCAATTGCTATAGTAAAGAGCCCCTACATGCTGTTCAAGGGCTGGTTCAGACTTTTGCATGATTTGATTAGCAGAGAGGGTCCATTCCTTGAAACAGTCTGTGTCCCCATTGCTGGTTTGACAATATTTGTGTGGCCACTAGTTGTCCTTGCCAGCATATTATTGGCTATTATATCAAGcattttttttggaatttatGCAGCTGCTATAGTATGTCAG GAAAGATCTTTCCGTAGAGGTTTAGCCTATATGATTGCTATGGTTGCTGAATTTGACGAATATACAAATGATTGGCTCTATCTACGGGAGGGGACATTCCTACCAAA GCCCCAATACCGAAAGAGAAAAGCCTCTCAATCATCGGAGTTTTCTGTGAGAGGATCCAGTGTGGGTGGAAGCAGATTAAATACTTCGATGGACCCGCCTGCAATGTTTATGCCAAACTTAGCTCCTTCAAGATCTGTTAGAGAGACCATTCAAGAGGTGAAAATGGTGCAG ATTTGGGGAAATATGATGAAGTACTGTGAGATGAGAGGCAAGGAATTATTGGATGATAATGTACTTACAGGTGCTGACCTCTGTGAATGGATGAGGGGCAAGAATATAAATGAAGCTTCCGTAGTTGGTGTTGGCTTGCCTTGTTATTCACTCCTACAAGCACTTATCTTCTCCATCAAAGCCAATTCAAGTGGTGTTTTGCTGCTTGAGGACTTTGAGATTACCTATTTAAACAGGCCAAAGGACAAGTTGCTGGACTGGTTCTTCAATCCTGTGATGGTTCTGAAGGAACAGATAAGGGTAATCAAATTGGAGGAAGCTGAAGTGAGATACTTGGAAAAAGTAGTTCTCTTTGGGGTCAACAAGCAACGCCAGGAGGCTTGGGATAACGGTGGTGTAATGACACCTGATGCTCTTAAAGCTGCCCAAATGGAGGGAATTTCCAGAAG GATGATTGGAATGATAAGAGGAGTATCAAAGCTGCCAACATACAGAAGGAAATTTCGTCAGATTGTAAAAGCTTTGATCGCTCATTCTATGGAGAAAGACGTTTCAGGAAAGGCTTTAGCTACTCATTCAGGGGATGTAGTAGATATTTGTGAAAAGACTTTAGTTACTAAATATTTGGATTTGGAGAAAGAACCTTCTGGAAGATCTAATAGGTCTATAGTATCAGTTGCCTCCGATGAAAATGTTtga
- the LOC108322095 gene encoding cyclin-dependent kinase inhibitor 7, with product MDMAQLKTRARTALGVGASATSPKRRKIAINKNSNNISPSSCVQLKSNTTSPESEERCSGESPASCCSSNGSFDENRIIKFSDLEVENAQVETSTCNCGEQQMRREMSLSSDLRITNSQEVDSAEKKPTMQTKTKSRCCVPPAPQKMPTESELEEFFAAAEKDIQKRFSEKYNYDIVKDMPLEGRYEWVKLKP from the exons ATGGATATGGCTCAGCTGAAGACACGAGCTCGAACTGCATTGGGCGTTGGAGCTTCTGCGACTTCACCGAAGAGAAGGAAAATCGCCATTAACAAAAACAGCAACAACATCTCACCGTCCTCCTGCGTTCAACTCAAGAGTAATACAACGTCGCCGGAGTCGGAGGAGCGCTGTTCCGGTGAATCTCCGGCGTCGTGTTGCTCCAGCAACGGATCATTCGACGAAAACCGAATCATCAAATTCTCAGATCTGGAG GTAGAGAACGCTCAAGTTGAAACGTCGACGTGCAACTGCGGTGAACAACAAATGAG GAGGGAGATGAGTCTCTCGAGTGACCTTCGAATTACGAATTCGCAGGAGGTGGATTCAGCGGAGAAGAAGCCAACGATGCAGACCAAAACCAAGTCTCGATGTTGCGTTCCACCAGCGCCGCAGAAAATGCCAACGGAGTCAGAGCTCGAAGAATTCTTCGCCGCCGCTGAGAAAGACATTCAGAAACGCTTCTCAGAAAA GTATAATTATGATATTGTGAAGGACATGCCCTTGGAAGGACGATACGAGTGGGTGAAATTGAAGCCATAA